A section of the Octopus bimaculoides isolate UCB-OBI-ISO-001 chromosome 17, ASM119413v2, whole genome shotgun sequence genome encodes:
- the LOC106874797 gene encoding uncharacterized protein LOC106874797 isoform X2, translated as MPYSCPFTEERDVYIIQERQKFMKTLTKWHCSFCGKEFYGENYLDKHFDNRHPQYVRTGNDSMCLADYCDIFRCEILSGALEPNYWDMALCLEDDMFELQQKCMEIIKECIPSTASTNSSRHIQDVFSNEVCSFLDCRRYWEAPFPQGASIGTAAYIIMSVILMFFLSLYYCIAYHYFYVQEWRLHWFGDEVRMNEDSFVKRYQSLKVDGTYRRRRPNRIRDEVVRTNLEMLGLTEQMRTDRDVWRYEALETTHPRLRN; from the exons ATGCCATATTCCTGCCCATTCACAGAAGAGCGAGATGTCTACATTATACAAGAACGGCAGAAATTCATGAAGACTTTAACCAAATGGCATTGCTCCTTCTGTGGCAAAGAATTCTATGGAGAAAACTATCTCGACAAACACTTTGATAACAGACACCCACAATATGTCCGAACG GGGAATGACTCGATGTGTCTGGCAGACTATTGTGATATCTTCCGTTGTGAAATACTTTCTGGTGCTCTGGAACCAAACTATTGGGACATGGCGTTGTGTCTTGAAGATGATATGTTTGAGCTTCAACAGAAATGCATG GAAATAATCAAAGAATGCATCCCCTCCACAGCATCTACAAATTCATCAAGACATATTCAAG ATGTGTTTTCCAATGAAGTTTGCTCATTCTTAGATTGTCGCCGTTACTGGGAAGCACCATTTCCTCAA GGGGCCTCCATTGGAACAGCAGCATACATTATAATGTCCGTGATTCTGATGTTTTTCCTGAGTCTCTACTACTGCATAGCTTACCATTATTTTTA CGTGCAAGAGTggagactacattggtttggagATGAGGtgcgtatgaatgaagacagctttGTAAAGAGGTACcagtcactgaaagtggatggtacctatAGAAGACGGAGACCCAACAGGATacgagatgaagtggtgaggaccaaTCTCGAGATGTTGGGACTCACGGAGCAAATGAGAACGGACCGAGATGTCTGGCGATATGAGGCTCTAGAGACGACCCACCCACGTCTGCgaaactga
- the LOC106874797 gene encoding uncharacterized protein LOC106874797 isoform X1: MNICFLLWQVIFLVNIYSVNTACLRDRARIVREILRKRIFKSFKDTKVEMPYSCPFTEERDVYIIQERQKFMKTLTKWHCSFCGKEFYGENYLDKHFDNRHPQYVRTGNDSMCLADYCDIFRCEILSGALEPNYWDMALCLEDDMFELQQKCMEIIKECIPSTASTNSSRHIQDVFSNEVCSFLDCRRYWEAPFPQGASIGTAAYIIMSVILMFFLSLYYCIAYHYFYVQEWRLHWFGDEVRMNEDSFVKRYQSLKVDGTYRRRRPNRIRDEVVRTNLEMLGLTEQMRTDRDVWRYEALETTHPRLRN, from the exons ATGAACATCTGTTTCTTGTTGTGGCAA GTCATCTTTCTAGTGAACATCTATTCAGTTAATACAGCATGTTTACGTGATCGAGCCCGGATAGTTCGCGAAATACTTCGCAAG AGAATCTTCAAATCTTTCAAAGACACCAAAGTTGAGATGCCATATTCCTGCCCATTCACAGAAGAGCGAGATGTCTACATTATACAAGAACGGCAGAAATTCATGAAGACTTTAACCAAATGGCATTGCTCCTTCTGTGGCAAAGAATTCTATGGAGAAAACTATCTCGACAAACACTTTGATAACAGACACCCACAATATGTCCGAACG GGGAATGACTCGATGTGTCTGGCAGACTATTGTGATATCTTCCGTTGTGAAATACTTTCTGGTGCTCTGGAACCAAACTATTGGGACATGGCGTTGTGTCTTGAAGATGATATGTTTGAGCTTCAACAGAAATGCATG GAAATAATCAAAGAATGCATCCCCTCCACAGCATCTACAAATTCATCAAGACATATTCAAG ATGTGTTTTCCAATGAAGTTTGCTCATTCTTAGATTGTCGCCGTTACTGGGAAGCACCATTTCCTCAA GGGGCCTCCATTGGAACAGCAGCATACATTATAATGTCCGTGATTCTGATGTTTTTCCTGAGTCTCTACTACTGCATAGCTTACCATTATTTTTA CGTGCAAGAGTggagactacattggtttggagATGAGGtgcgtatgaatgaagacagctttGTAAAGAGGTACcagtcactgaaagtggatggtacctatAGAAGACGGAGACCCAACAGGATacgagatgaagtggtgaggaccaaTCTCGAGATGTTGGGACTCACGGAGCAAATGAGAACGGACCGAGATGTCTGGCGATATGAGGCTCTAGAGACGACCCACCCACGTCTGCgaaactga